The Streptomyces durmitorensis genome contains the following window.
AGGCGGTCTTCCGGGATGGCGCGGACGACAGGGACCGCGTGGTCGGCCGCCACCTTCAGGAGATCACCGATGCTGTTCTCAGTCATGCCACGACGTTAGGACCGCGATCACCCCCGTGGCTTGAAGAAACGCGACACCGGCCGCAGACCCCCGGCATACGATCCAGCCATGGCCGACGCCTCCGAGCCCGCCCCGCGCAGCGACACCAAGGGCATCGTCGACGCCGCCGGGCTCTTCGCCCGCGCACGGTTCCGCCGGCACCTGGCAGCGCCCGCACTGCGCCCCTACGTGGAGCAGTACTGGCTGATCGACTGGGACCTGCCCCAGCCGTACGCCTCGCACGTCGTCCCGCACCCCTCCGTGAACGTCGTCTTCCAGACCCTCCCCGGCCAGGAACCCTTCGCCGAGGTCGCGGGCATCGGGCTCGACCTCTTCACCCAGAAGCTGGAAGGACGGGGGCGGGTCTGCGGGGTGAAGTTCCGCCCCGGCGGCTTCCGCCCGTTCGCCCCGGAGCACCCGGTCTCCGCCTGGACCGGCCGGCGGATGCTGCCCCTGGAGGAGGTGTTCGCCGAGGTCCCCGACGGCGCACTGGACGCGGTCCTGACCCCCGACGACGAGCAGGCGCGCGTGGCGGCGCTCGACGCCTTCCTCCTGGCCATCGGCCCCACCCCCGACCCCCAGGCGGACCTGGCGACGGCCCTCGCCGAACGCATCGGCACGGACCGCGGGATCCGCCGGGTGAGCGAGTTCGCGCGGGCGGAGGGCATGACCGTACGGACGCTGCAACGACTGTTCTCGGCGTACGTGGGGGTCGGCCCGAAGTGGCTGATCCTGCGCCACCGGATCCACGAGGCGCTGGAGCGGGCGGAGACGGACGCGGAGGTGGACTGGGCGGACCTGGCGGCCACGCTGGGCTACGCCGACCAGGCCCACCTCGTCAGGGACTTCACGACGACGGTGGGTGTTCCCCCGACGGCGTACGCGCCGCACTGAGGGGCAGATCGACGCTCCAGTCGTTGCACCGCATCCAGTGCCCCTTCGGATACTCGAAGTCGTGCTCGCCCCCCTGCGTGAACCCGGCCTTCCGGCACACCCCGTTGGAAGCCGCGTGGTCCGCCGAGGGAAAGGCATGCAGCCGCGGGTGCCGACCGGCGGCCCGAGCCTCCTCGACGACAAGCCGCGCGGCGCTCGCCGCGATGCCCCGCCCCTGGAACCCGGGCAGCACACTCCACCCCGTCTCCCAGGTGGACTCCCCCTGCCAGGACGTCTCCCAGTACCCGATGACCCCGACGGTGCTCCCGTCCAGGACGATCCGGAACATCTGCCCCCGCTCCAGCCCGAGGTAGCGGCGATGCCGGGACACCAACTGCTCGTGCGTCTCGGGACCCCCCAAGTGCGCGGTCATCTCAGCGGAGTTGCAGGCGACCAACAACTCGAAGTCACCCTCGGACCAGCGAACCAGACGTACAGACGACGATCTCTCCATACCGGCCACGGTACGGCGAGGGTCTGACAACGCCCCGCGACCGCTCGAAGAACGCGAACCAGCCGCCCCCGAGCTTGCCGCCTCCAGGCTGAGCAGGTTCAGGCATCTGCGCCAGACAGAAAACGTACGACGCAGAGACCTGCAGAGACCTGCAGAGACCTGCAGAGACCTGAGGGGTCATGCCACGATTCCCCCATGCTCACCGCCCGCTCCGTCGCCCTCTTCGCCCTCGCCGCACTCTTCGAGATCGGCGGCGCCTGGCTCGTCTGGCAGGGCGTACGCGAGCACAAGGGCTGGGCCTGGATCGGCGCGGGCGTCATCGCCCTCGGCGTCTACGGCTTCGTGGCCACGCTCCAGCCCGACGCCGAGTTCGGCCGCATCCTCGCCGCGTACGGCGGCGTCTTCGTCGCCGGATCGATCGCCTGGGGCATGGTCGCCGACGGCTACCGGCCCGACCGCTGGGACGTGACCGGGGCGCTGATCTGCCTCGCCGGCATGGCGGTGATCATGTACGCCCCACGGGGCCGCTAGCCCGGCGACCTATCCTGGCGGAACAGGCCAGGAACACACGTACGCATCAGGACGCACAAGGAGCAGCCATGACCGCCGCCGCGAACGCCGCGCCCGCCGCCACCCGCATCGCGATCGTCACCGGCGCGAGCAGCGGCATCGGCGCCGCCACCGCGCGCGGACTCGCGGCCGCCGGCTACCGCGTCGTCCTCACCGCCCGCCGCAAGGACCGCATCGAGGCACTCGCCGCGGAGATCACGGCCGCGGGCCACGACGCCATGGCGTACGCGCTCGACATCACCGACCGCACGGCCGTCGACGAGTTCGCCACCGCCTTCCGCAAGGTCGCGGTCCTGGTCAACAACGCGGGCGGCGCGCTCGGCGCCGACACCATCGCCACCGGCGACCCCGCCGACTGGCGCCAGATGTACGAGACGAACGTCATCGGCACCCTGAACGTCACCCAGGCCCTGCTCCCCGCGCTCACCGCGAGCGGCGACGGCACGATCGTGGTCCTCTCCTCCACGGCCGGCCACGGCACGTACGAGGGCGGCGGCGGCTACGTGGCCGCGAAGCACGCCGAGCACGTCCTCGCCGAGACCCTGCGCCTGGAGATCGTCGGCACCCCGGTCCGCGTGATCGAGGTCGCCCCCGGCATGGTCAAGACGGAGGAGTTCGCCACGACCCGCTTCGGCGGCGACGAGGAGAAGGCCGCGAAGGTCTACGCGGGAGTATCGGCCCCCCTCACGGCGGACGACGTGGCGGACACGATCACCTGGGCGGTGACCCGGCCGCCCCACGTCAACATCGACCTCCTGGTGGTCCGCCCCCGCGCCCAGGCCTCGAACACGAAGGTCCACAGGGAGCTGTGATGCCGGCCCCCGAGGAGAGGGCCGAGACGGCCGAGCAGCGCCACCTCACCCAGGAGACGAAGAACGAACGCCTGGTGTGGTGGTACCTGGCGTACTTCCTCTTCGGCATCCACATCATCGCGTTCGTCATGATCTTCGCCATCAAGAACGCGAAGTAGGCGTACACCCCGGCAATCCACATACGCGAGTCACCCACATTGGTGAACGCGTCGTATCGCCATGCCAGTTGGCGCGTGGTCTGCCTAGGCTCAGATCGACAACAGCACACAGAACGGCCCCGGCCGGGATTGCAGTCCCGGCCGGGGCCTGACCATCAAGGAAGGACTCACTTCCTCATGGCTGAGCGCGAGCCTAACGCGAGCTCATCGCAGTTCATGGACCTCGAAGTCCCCGAGTACGCCTACATGTTCGGCTTCTTGCAAGCCGACGGGCATCTAGCGCAAGGGAGCGGCCAGAAGGGCCGCCTGGCGGTCGAGGTCAGCATCCGCGACATCGA
Protein-coding sequences here:
- a CDS encoding helix-turn-helix domain-containing protein produces the protein MADASEPAPRSDTKGIVDAAGLFARARFRRHLAAPALRPYVEQYWLIDWDLPQPYASHVVPHPSVNVVFQTLPGQEPFAEVAGIGLDLFTQKLEGRGRVCGVKFRPGGFRPFAPEHPVSAWTGRRMLPLEEVFAEVPDGALDAVLTPDDEQARVAALDAFLLAIGPTPDPQADLATALAERIGTDRGIRRVSEFARAEGMTVRTLQRLFSAYVGVGPKWLILRHRIHEALERAETDAEVDWADLAATLGYADQAHLVRDFTTTVGVPPTAYAPH
- a CDS encoding GNAT family N-acetyltransferase, with product MERSSSVRLVRWSEGDFELLVACNSAEMTAHLGGPETHEQLVSRHRRYLGLERGQMFRIVLDGSTVGVIGYWETSWQGESTWETGWSVLPGFQGRGIAASAARLVVEEARAAGRHPRLHAFPSADHAASNGVCRKAGFTQGGEHDFEYPKGHWMRCNDWSVDLPLSAARTPSGEHPPSS
- a CDS encoding YnfA family protein: MLTARSVALFALAALFEIGGAWLVWQGVREHKGWAWIGAGVIALGVYGFVATLQPDAEFGRILAAYGGVFVAGSIAWGMVADGYRPDRWDVTGALICLAGMAVIMYAPRGR
- a CDS encoding SDR family NAD(P)-dependent oxidoreductase, with product MTAAANAAPAATRIAIVTGASSGIGAATARGLAAAGYRVVLTARRKDRIEALAAEITAAGHDAMAYALDITDRTAVDEFATAFRKVAVLVNNAGGALGADTIATGDPADWRQMYETNVIGTLNVTQALLPALTASGDGTIVVLSSTAGHGTYEGGGGYVAAKHAEHVLAETLRLEIVGTPVRVIEVAPGMVKTEEFATTRFGGDEEKAAKVYAGVSAPLTADDVADTITWAVTRPPHVNIDLLVVRPRAQASNTKVHREL